A stretch of DNA from Campylobacter concisus:
GAGATGGCAAATTTTTGTTCATTTACCTTTAGATGTGTGGTTAAATTTTGTAGTTCGCATTCGCCGCTTTTGTCACAAACGCCACATTGAATCGGATGATTTACGCAATAAGTCTGCATGATCGCATTTCGCTCGGCAGCGATTTCTGGCGTGTTTGTATAAATTTGCATATCCTCTTTTGCTTTGGCATTGCAGCTATAAACTACTTTGCCGTTTGCCTCGACCATGCAAAGCCTACAAGCAAGAGTTGGTGAGCAGCCGCTAAGATAGCAAAGAGCTGGGATATAAATTCCATTTGCTCTTGCGATATTTAGGATGCTCTCGCCTTCATCTGCTTCTAAAATTTGATCATTTATGCTTATTTTCATTTACTAACTACTACTTGCTTAAATGCGTATCCATCAAACTCTTTTGCGCCAAATATCGCAACTGTGCCTTTTAGCGAATGATCTAGTTTAAATTTTGCCTTCACGCTAAAATCTTTTGCCTTTAAATTTAAAATTTCGCCATCCTTTGCCTTTGCTACGATACCAAACTGTACACCACCTACGATCTCATCGCTTGCGTTTTTGTTTAGATAAACGACCGCTCCGTCAAAATTTTCAAGCTCTTTTAGCTCGTCTATTTTGTGATAATCATTAAATTCTTTCTTGCAACCACCAGCCAAAACGACATTTTTGCCTAAAATTTCAAGTAGCCAAAAGATCGCATCTTTATCTGGATGAGTAAAAAATGAATCATCAATAACGATGTTTTTAACGTCCTTTATCCACTTGCCTAGCTCTTCAAATTCCTCTTCGCCCACGTTGCACTCGCCGCTTATGAGCCCATCATCAAGCTCGTCGAAAAACTCATTTTGCACCAAATTTGCATACTTGCAAAGAAGCGCTAAGACGTAGCTTATAGATCCTATCTCGCAGCGGATCAAATTTTTACTGCCAAGCTCGTTATCTTCAAAGCATGAGATGTATTTAAACTCGTGCTCTTTTATCTTTTTTGCTAAATTTTTGTCGCTCAAACTTAGTAAATTCGCGATACTTAGGCTCTTGCCTGCTATTAGATCATTAAATTTCATATCTTGCCCTTTTTTATCGTTAATGCCCAATCAACTTGGTTAAATTTAAGCGAGTTCATCACTTCGCAGTTTAGATTATAAGCTAAATTTACAGCCTTCGCTACACCGCTAAAATCACCTATCTCAAATAAAAATATAATCACTTCGCCAGGCTCGCTAGCCTTTATCTGCTGCCCAAGAGTGCTCAAAAACTCGCCCTTTAGATGCCTAAGATCGACCCTTCTCATCTATCAACCTCGCCTAAGATGATATTTGTGCTACCAATTATCGTAGCTACGTCAGCAACGTACTGGCCTACCAATAAATCTTCATAAATAGCGCAGTGCCAAAAGCTTGGCGTGCGAATTTTTAGGCG
This window harbors:
- a CDS encoding NADH-ubiquinone oxidoreductase subunit E family protein, whose translation is MRRVDLRHLKGEFLSTLGQQIKASEPGEVIIFLFEIGDFSGVAKAVNLAYNLNCEVMNSLKFNQVDWALTIKKGKI